The Clavelina lepadiformis chromosome 3, kaClaLepa1.1, whole genome shotgun sequence region AGATTTAGGACTCGCAAACTCAGACCTTATTTCAGCCAGTGCCTTACCAGCAAGgtatgttttatattaactGAACTTTTACTTACAGAAGCAACCAGCTAAAGAATCATacaaaggttttatttttaggcggaaaaaacttacaaaagtTGGAATTCGATCGTAGATTTTGTGGTTCTTGATACTCACTGGTTCACGGAGGTCGAAGACGGCACTTGCGCGTGAGTTTATGCCCAAGATGCCTGCTTCAGAAAAGGCAATTATTACCACAGAGTTTATAACAAACTTCGTGCAGCCACCAAGTTCGCCTTGCATTAAATGCCTATATGATTTACCTAAAACGCATATGAACTTGTTTAAACTGTTAATgacaaaaagtaaatttaaaatctaaaagattttatttacttaaataaatttcactAATCATGTAGTAAAGCCGCTGGACGcaacaacacaaaatgttGGAGATCAGCTGTTAAAGAAATGCTTCGTTCAAATTCTGCTCTTCTTCCATATTTACTTCAATGTATGAAGCATCGCAAACTTAAAGAAAATTCAACATCAAGTGTGTAGTATATGACAGATTTTGTTCAAAGCTAAGTTGTTAAAGTTTTGCTGCAGCAAAATGCacatttttcttcaattttgtttcattaaaaatagaaaagaagGAAGGAAGAAATTCAGTTGATGAGACATCATGTGCTAGTAAGACTATCCCCAGGAAATATgagaattgtttcaaaaactcAATGAAAAAGTCAGACAAAAAGAGAAGAAGATTTCATCTCGCATCAGTGCTTGAGTTTCTGGAGGATCACTGGATTTGTGAAAAGTAGAAGTGCTTCTTTCTTCTTATAGATTTGAGACATTGATTCTTGCGTTTTATTGCTGGAATTTACATGTGGACTAAGCAGTTTGCCAACGAAACCTGAAGTCTGTTAGAgttgtttcaaatatttaactCATGTGAGAATTTCCAAGTTGGAGATTTGCTTATTTGACAAAGCCAAGAGTTATTTATTCTAACTTAGCCTATACTGACCTAAAATCGTGTATTTCATATATTCAATGTACGGCTTATGTTAGCACATACGTAATTTTCTTTAACCAGAATGATAAAAACGAAATGAAACATTAACTCAGTTTTCTCCTTGCAAGTAAAAAACCGTGTATTtggcaaatttttattatcatctaagtctaaaatgttttcaaattttttcgttttcatttccgtattattttattatttgattgCCTGGATCAATTAGTTAAATCTATCACAGCCCGATTATGACGAAAACCTGTTTCACGAAATCCAACGTCACCTGTCACACGCAAAGCTGGCTTCGACGGATGGCGAGGTTGACAAAACCAACATCGACAATCAAAacgattttaaataaatgcaacGCAAAGATTTTTCCCCGTCCTGTTTCAGGTTTGAGCAACTTGATGTTAACGCCAGGTTTTGAACATTATGTTTAGGTTAACTTTAACCAAAGCAATTGACCTcagtataaaatgttttatcttaattgaaatgaatgttttttcaactttgtttataAGACTATATTTAGTGTGAAATGTTTGTTAcggtataaaataaaaaacgtaCGTAAAGCTTTTTGGCACAAAGATATGTCACTGCTAATACAACtgttttcacaaataaaagtaaaaataataaacattttcaacttttcaACGCAGAAATGTTTATCCATTCTATTTCAGGTCTAAGTAATGTGTTAATGACCGTCTTAGATTATCACCTTTGATACAAATGTGTCTTTAAGAAACTTGCGAAGCAATGCCTGCCACCTTTGAACCTCTCGCACTATGGCTTTTGCTACAACTGTTTTCGTCAATGAAATTAAAAGAATGTTTGAACTTTGTCAGAGACCTGTGAAGAAAGTTATCCAACGTTGGGGATGCAAAGTTCAGTGATGACGTCACCCGATTACCCTGATAGAGAGAACCACAATTTTGACTGCTTGTACCGATTTGAATCTCAAATCTCACTTGGGTTGGAATTAAAAGTGGAAGTTGATACTGAAAGTTGCTGTGACTTTGTGACGGTGGGAAAAAGACTGTCTTAATTATATTGATCACAAATCTTACTTTTGTGCAATGATTTCTTCTAACACTGCCAAATATTTCCTTACTTTTTCTGTTCTCTGTaggtttttttgaaaaattcaaCCGTCCTAGCAAAACTCTCTGGTAACGTGACAAGAACATTTGAAGTTGATTTTAACGTCAGAGAAATATTTGTTCAATATCACACAGATGAGAATGTGCCAAGCAAAGGGTTTCGAATTATTCGAAGAAATGGTAAGTCGATTtgtgttgtttaaatttaaaaaatgataaaaagatGTTTTAGATATTAACGTCATTAAATGTGACGTAATGCTGATGGCCTAAACAACTTAACAATATTTTAGTTATCCGTACATTGGTCTAAATcggtcaaaaatatttatttgtaattattttctaGTTTGCAAATACAACCTACCCGCTCTTGGATCTGTATGGATGATACATCCCCCAACTTATTATCATCTCAGAAAGATAAACTTGCAAACATTTGGTCAGGAAATGGAATGCAAGTGGACGATCACTGCATCGCCTGGGACACAGGCTGTGCTTTACATAGAAAGAATTCGCATGAGCGTTTGCTGCGAACAGTTAGAGGTATGGCATAGCTTcggttttgtaaaatttataaaacaaattacatcacaattgtagaataatttgaaattaatacaaaattgtattattgtattgtattattaAGTTGCAGTTTTGCCTTAGGTATTTGATGGTGCTATGCTTCTTGGGAATTACACTATTGCAAAATCAAGCAATATTCCAATTGTGTCTACGAATGGAAGTTTGACGATACGATATTATACCAACTCCACGAAGCCTAGAAATGGCTTTCGTGCCCATTTGGGTAGAAGTAAGTTTATGTACCATATTTGCAACACCAGACTTCGTAAGACCATTTTATAATGTGTTTTTGTtctttataaaacattaaccAATACCACAAAACATCCGCAAATATTCCAGAAAAATGCATTATAGACTACATTCTGATCATTGAAGCTATGTCTTGCATTTTAACCAAACGTTTTTCAAAgacaacaacattttattcttttttttagTGTATCCCCCATGCCACGATGAGTTTAGAGCTGCGGATAATtggacaaacttttcattgacCGAAGGTCAACTTATTTGGCGAGGTTACAAACCGGTTATTTGCTACTGGTATATCAGGTCATCACCAGGTTACGCAGTGGTTCTCAATATAACTGCGTACGGCAATATTCCTCCATCACCCTTCTACGAGCTCGACAACGTTGAGGTAAAGAAGCTTTCTGCGTTATACTAGCCTATTTGTAGTGGCTTAAAATTGGAAGCTTTTGTAGGGCGCGATACTTATGATAACTTTGCGAAAGTTTGCTGATTTTTGTATCGCGTTTTCAATTGAAAATCTCTCAACCAAAACAGTTGTTGATCCTATCTAACATCTGCAGaacttaaaacaaagctttggtCCACGTTTTTCGTTTTAACCCTGTCATACAattgaatttgttgtttattgttttcaacagATATTTGATGGACCAAAGCTTgtgaaaaaattcataaacGACAGTAAAGCTTTCGTGTCCAGTGAAAATCGGTTCGCGATTCGTCAACATTCCTACATCTTCAAGTCGTTTGCTTTGCAAGCTTCTTACAAGCAAGGTAAGTTAGTAACTTTGTTTAACAGCAAGTTATATACACTGtaattgtgtttttgtatATCACATTAAGCAAACTGTTACCGCGAGATATTTCTAGTTTAGTagttatttcttatttttaatgctttaaTAAACGCGAAACTCTGACTGACACATTGCTTTGTCACTAGTTCCATGCAACGTCACTTACAATCTCACCGGTTCCGCTTCAATGAAGCTTTCATCGCCTGACTACGAAGGTTCTCCTTTCAACATTTACCAACGATGCACTTACACTTTGCACGCCCAACCTGGCAAGAATATACAATTGtctttgcaaacttttacaCGGAAAGGATTTGTAGAGGTTATAACAAAATAGATTAGGCCACAAATAGTTTGAAATTAGAGCAAGCCGAATCATTTTCTATAAAGAGATCAGCGTTCAAACACTTTAgtgaaagtttgttgttttgataCACTATCATGACGTTTTGTATTTAGGTACTTAGCGGAGATATTAATTTCGGTCGTGCTAGCGGcgtttacaaaacttttcgaCTGACAAGTAGCCGAAATACAATTCAGCTTCACTACACAGCACCCAAAGCTTTCTCTGCAAAACGTCGAGGATTCGTCGCTACGTATCGACAAGGTAACCTCATGTTCTCAGTTCGTGAATTGTTGTCGATATTCTAAAGTTAATGAGTATTTGCGAAAATTAACTTTGACACCTAGCCTCTTGTAGGCTATTTGGTGCAAATCCGTTGATTACTAGGCATACATCTTAAAGAGCTATTAAGTCTGAACtaccaaatttaaaaaagctttgttGGTCGCAGTTCGTATAGCTTGTGGATCCCTGTTGGAGACCCATGCAACAGTTCAACCATTTTCTTCGCTTGGTTATGGAAATAGATCTTCAAACAATGTCGTTTGTGACCGCATAACCACCACCTCCCCTGATAATCAAATCTCTTTGGCCAAACAGAATCTGGAGTTAGACGGGAAGCAATGATCTCGAACCGAACGTGATAATATCTTTCGTTGCTAAAGTGATTTGAATAATTGctacattaaaaaacaatcatcATTTTTGTCGTAATACTTCGAAATTATATCGATGGCTTGAGCAAGCCACAAGCCGATGCGAATGAACGTCTGTATTTGGCTCAGCATCTATTTATACACTCCATTTTTTATGAGCTGTGTGTAGTAATAACAAAGGAAAATCTCTGTGTGTAGCATTTTGAAATCTTTTAATTCATCATATCACAAGTTTATTTACTTTGCATACGTTGCTTTTGTCACCTTAAGTTTCGATTTGTTGAGTTGCCTAAAGAATTAAACtgaaatgaaattgcaaataaaaaatgctgcATACATTTGTTGCACTCAACGCAATTAACCTGCCATAACAAAAGGTCACATTCGAAGATCTGTAAAATCTGTCTTTGATCATCTTTAGATAGATGATAAAAGAATGATAAATGGATTGTTCTTTTGTGTCTTCATGAAGTCATTAGCTTTTCCACTATTTGAAAGATCCCAAAAATCCTCTTTGCGATGCTCCTTGATGTCGAAGTCTTATTCTCATAACGCTTGAAGATACTGCAATGGTATTATTGGTTTTCGATCCCGTGAACTGACTTTAGTAAAATGTATTCAATGACATTGGCGGTGATTCAAAGTCATATAAACATCTAAATGCTACTTGTTTTGTAGCGTCTCACCATCCATTGGAAGCGACGAGCTGCAAAGTTTGAGATGACAAAATGGGGTGAAGCCTGAAAATAAAGTTCATAAAACAGGGCATAATTCATGTTCTTAGTTTGAAGTTCGTACATCAGCTGTTTAATTATAAGTAGTGTCTTGTCCCATGACCTATTTTTCTCGATAGGTTAGTCAGGGTGGTCCAAATCTGCCAGCATTTGGGGCCACAATATTATTTTGAGCGTTGTTTGCGGGCCACACATAGTAGGCTACATCAGTGAATTGAATTGGTCAACTTTCGTTTAACACTCATTTCAACAGAATAACTTATAAACCACTTCGAGAAATGGTAAAACAAATTACAGTTTTATCAGTAATAGACCTTGCGAGAACTTTCAGGATACGCAGAGAGCATTGTGTCACAATTGCTTTATTCGGGTTTCATGCGTTTATGACGCAACACTCCACGTTGTTCAACGAAAACCCAAAACTGTTCACTGTGATACAGTACTGCAACCTACTGACGAGTAGCAGTAGCCTACTAATGTACTGGTacttgaaaagaaaaagtttagtAACCACTGAATTAATTGATGTTCCGCGGGCCACAGATAATGATGTTGCGGGCcacatgtggcccgcgggcctgggTTGGGACCACCATGGTTTAGTGAATATAACgcctatacagtatagtaaGCGGTAGCTTATTAAAGAAATATtggtaaattattttcttaccATTTGCAGTGGAATTAGTAAATTGAA contains the following coding sequences:
- the LOC143450715 gene encoding cubilin-like; the protein is MQLNRWFVSFCVLLFAVSAINACRFQQLPRYRRKSIRFRTRKLRPYFSQCLTSKAEKTYKSWNSIVDFVVLDTHWFTEVEDGTCAKAAGRNNTKCWRSAVKEMLRSNSALLPYLLQCMKHRKLKENSTSKKKEGRNSVDETSCASKTIPRKYENCFKNSMKKSDKKRRRFHLASVLEFLEDHWICENPIMTKTCFTKSNVTCHTQSWLRRMARLTKPTSTIKTILNKCNAKIFPRPVSETCEESYPTLGMQSSVMTSPDYPDRENHNFDCLYRFESQISLGLELKVEVDTESCCDFVTVFLKNSTVLAKLSGNVTRTFEVDFNVREIFVQYHTDENVPSKGFRIIRRNVCKYNLPALGSVWMIHPPTYYHLRKINLQTFGQEMECKWTITASPGTQAVLYIERIRMSVCCEQLEVFDGAMLLGNYTIAKSSNIPIVSTNGSLTIRYYTNSTKPRNGFRAHLGRMYPPCHDEFRAADNWTNFSLTEGQLIWRGYKPVICYWYIRSSPGYAVVLNITAYGNIPPSPFYELDNVEIFDGPKLVKKFINDSKAFVSSENRFAIRQHSYIFKSFALQASYKQVPCNVTYNLTGSASMKLSSPDYEGSPFNIYQRCTYTLHAQPGKNIQLSLQTFTRKGFVEVLSGDINFGRASGVYKTFRLTSSRNTIQLHYTAPKAFSAKRRGFVATYRQVRIACGSLLETHATVQPFSSLGYGNRSSNNVVCDRITTTSPDNQISLAKQNLELDGKQ